A window from Zingiber officinale cultivar Zhangliang chromosome 7A, Zo_v1.1, whole genome shotgun sequence encodes these proteins:
- the LOC122002805 gene encoding acidic endochitinase-like: MASPSHLLLIALLLPALASFSNAGKIAVYWGQNGYEGTLAEACNTDLYGYVVLAFLTTFGNSQKPVLNLAGHCDPPSGTCRYLSAEIRQCQSKGIKVLLSLGGAIGSYWLSSSDDARNVSRYLWDNYLGGSSSSRPLGDAALDGIDFDIEHGSPDHYGDLAQSLVDLGKQAGTRVYLSAAPQCPFPDQLLGPALRAVTFDYVWVQFYNNPSCDYSSGVSAIVRAWITWTSNLPSSTVFLGLPASQNAAGSGYIPPEDLISKVLPAIKPLSSNYGGIMLWSRYFDGISGYSIAVRPYVLSDQIDKPNSVPQIDKANSLNVREE; this comes from the coding sequence ATGGCTTCTCCCTCTCATCTCCTTCTCATTGCCCTCCTTCTTCCTGCTCTCGCCTCCTTCTCCAACGCCGGCAAGATCGCCGTCTACTGGGGCCAGAATGGCTACGAGGGCACCTTGGCGGAGGCATGCAACACCGATCTCTACGGATACGTCGTTCTCGCCTTCCTGACCACCTTCGGCAACAGCCAAAAACCCGTCCTCAACCTCGCCGGCCACTGCGACCCTCCTTCAGGCACCTGCAGATATCTCAGCGCCGAGATCCGCCAGTGCCAGTCCAAAGGTATCAAGGTGCTGTTGTCTCTCGGCGGAGCCATCGGAAGCTACTGGCTCTCCTCCTCAGACGACGCGAGGAACGTGTCGAGGTACCTGTGGGACAACTACCTCGGCGGGTCGTCGAGCTCCCGGCCGCTGGGAGACGCGGCGCTCGACGGCATCGACTTCGACATCGAGCATGGCTCGCCGGACCACTACGGGGACCTGGCGCAGTCGCTCGTCGACCTGGGCAAGCAGGCGGGCACCAGAGTGTACCTGTCGGCGGCGCCGCAGTGCCCGTTCCCGGACCAGCTGCTGGGGCCGGCGCTGCGGGCCGTGACGTTCGACTACGTGTGGGTGCAATTCTACAACAACCCGAGCTGCGACTACAGCTCGGGGGTCAGCGCCATCGTCCGAGCGTGGATCACGTGGACTTCCAACTTGCCGTCGTCGACGGTGTTCCTGGGGCTGCCCGCGTCGCAGAATGCTGCCGGGAGCGGCTACATCCCTCCGGAAGACCTCATATCGAAGGTGCTGCCGGCGATCAAGCCGCTGTCGTCCAACTACGGCGGCATCATGTTGTGGAGTAGGTACTTCGACGGTATCAGTGGATACAGCATCGCCGTCCGACCATACGTACTGTCTGATCAGATCGATAAACCAAACTCAGTGCCACAGATAGATAAAGCGAACTCACTGAACGTGAGAGAGGAATAA